DNA sequence from the Glycine soja cultivar W05 chromosome 18, ASM419377v2, whole genome shotgun sequence genome:
TTCAAACCTTCTCTTATAAACTAGTAGCacatgcttcttcttctactccttCTTCACGCACAAACCGCTATATATTTTCACCCTTCATATATCTATCTACTTCTAAAGGTTAGATTACCTTGAGGGCTTTGTGATCTCTTTTGTGATAGTCAATATCATGGGGTCTATGAATTTGTTAggtttttctctctctcctcaaGAACACCCTTCTAGTCAAGATCACTCTCAAACGGCACCTTCTCGTTTTTGCTTCAACCCTGATGGAATCTCAAGCACTGATGTAGCAGGAGACTGCTTTGATCTCACTTCTGACTCAACTCCTCATTTACTCAACCTTCCCTCTTACGGCATATACGAAGCTTTTCATAGGAGCAACAATATTCACACCACTCAAGGTTTTCACTTCTTCATCACACAAgtttgtaaaatatattgttttcttAGAGTTTCCTCAAGTGCACCCTCATCACTAATCTCAAACTAAATGAAGAAATCACACAAGAAAAATATGTTcaacatttttcttcatttttttacctttgtttctacaaatgatttgtttttggttAGCACTATGgagaaatattatatatatatatatatatatatatatatatatatatatatatatatatatcataattttaccttttttctcttttaatccttttttctttatttctcagATTGGAAGGAGAACTACAACAGCCAAAACTTGCTATTGGGAACTTCATGCAGCAACCAAAACATGAACCACAAccatcagcaacaacaacaacaacagccaaAGCTTGAAAACTTCCTCGGTGGACACTCATTTGGTGAACATGAGCAACCCTACGGTGGTAACTCAGCCTCTACAGAATACATGTTCCCGGCTCAGCCGGTATTGGCCGGTGGCGGCGGCGGTGGTAGCAATAGCAGCAACACAAGCAACAGTAGCTCCATAGGGTTATCCATGATAAAGACATGGTTGAGGAACCAACCACCACACTCagaaaacaacaataacaacaacaatgaaaGTGGTGGCAATAGTAGAAGCAGTGTGCAGCAGACTCTATCACTTTCCATGAGTACTGGTTCACAATCAAGCACATCACTACCCCTTCTCACTGCTAGTGTGGATAATGGAGAGAGTTCTTCTGATAACAAACAACCACATACCACGGCTGCACTTGATACAACCCAAACCGGAGCCATTGAAACTGCACCCAGAAAGTCCATTGACACTTTTGGACAGAGAACTTCTATCTACCGTGGTGTAacaaggttttttattttaaacctaAGCAAAAGATTtgcatgaatattttttatttagtttatgaaTAAATTTGAACCGTCACAAATCTTTCATCACTGCTTCATATCTCATTTAAAAAGCTCCTTTAGTCTGTTTTCATTGtcgtatttttaaaaaaaatatttattgcatttttaaaaaaaattgtgaaatgaTGATGAAATTAGGGGTTTTGACTTAATTGAAGGCATAGGTGGACGGGGAGGTATGAGGCTCACCTGTGGGATAATAGTTGTAGAAGAGAGGGACAAACTCGCAAAGGAAGGCAAGGTATGATGATCTACAATGTTCCTCTATTTTTAGGGTTAATTTTTTGCCaatgttttttcttcatttgtcccctttgtgtgcgtgtgtgtatTTTTATGGCTAACATCCATTTGGAGTATAATACTAACTTGGTGTTCTTCATCTCAACATTCATTATATGGTGTAATGGCTTTCTTCAACAAACATTGCCTTGCAGTTTACTTGGGTGAGTACAAAAAGATATtctatattcttttaaattatagttgtattattatttatttttttggccaAAAAAGTAAGAAGAGAgcgttaattaaaatttgttcacATTGATTATCATTTGTTGTCACTACTTGCAGGAGGTTATGACAAAGAAGAAAAGGCAGCTAGAGCCTACGATTTGGCAGCACTAAAATACTGGGGAACAACTACGACAACAAATTTTCCAGTAAGTTGCcacttaatttttcttcttctacttttttttttcctgtttatGTTCAATAAATTAAGAGTCGTGTTGCACGAATTGCTCTAGGCAAAGTTGGCCTTGGCATTATTAACAAACAACAATGGTAAATAGGGAAGCTTCAACTTATGGTTGTGTCCCTGCATAACGAAAAAGTTTTCCTCATTTGATGGGATGTGTCTCTTTATAGAAGAAACTGTTATTTGTCTTATAATGCAatctatgtatgtatgtatccGTGATCACTTGATCTAGTTTTTTGACATGGAATACTTTATGTCTCCATCAACAATCAATGCATTTTAGATTAGCCACTATGAGAAAGAGTTGGAAGAAATGAAGCACATGACTAGGCAAGAGTACGTTGCGTCATTGAGAAGGTATTTGCAAGTGCCActactaatttatatatttagtagTTTTTTTCGTTGctaaatttttagaaaatgtgttacttattcataatataaaattacaatgtCACAGGAAGAGTAGTGGGTTTTCTCGCGGGGCATCCATTTATCGAGGTGTGACGAGGTACAGTTCACTAGACACTAATATGTTTCTATCTATAATCTATCGTCTATGTGAATACCATA
Encoded proteins:
- the LOC114395383 gene encoding AP2-like ethylene-responsive transcription factor BBM1 is translated as MGSMNLLGFSLSPQEHPSSQDHSQTAPSRFCFNPDGISSTDVAGDCFDLTSDSTPHLLNLPSYGIYEAFHRSNNIHTTQDWKENYNSQNLLLGTSCSNQNMNHNHQQQQQQQPKLENFLGGHSFGEHEQPYGGNSASTEYMFPAQPVLAGGGGGGSNSSNTSNSSSIGLSMIKTWLRNQPPHSENNNNNNNESGGNSRSSVQQTLSLSMSTGSQSSTSLPLLTASVDNGESSSDNKQPHTTAALDTTQTGAIETAPRKSIDTFGQRTSIYRGVTRHRWTGRYEAHLWDNSCRREGQTRKGRQVYLGGYDKEEKAARAYDLAALKYWGTTTTTNFPISHYEKELEEMKHMTRQEYVASLRRKSSGFSRGASIYRGVTRHHQHGRWQARIGRVAGNKDLYLGTFSTQEEAAEAYDVAAIKFRGLSAVTNFDMSRYDVKSILESTTLPIGGAAKRLKDMEQVELRVENVHRADQEDHSSIMNSHLTQGIINNYAAGGTTTTHHHNWHNALAFHQPQPCTTIHYPYGQRINWCKQEQDNSDASHSLSYSDIHQLQLGNNGTHNFFHTNSGLHPMLSMDSASIDNSSSSNSVVYDGYGGGGGYNVIPMGTTTTVVANDGDQNPRSNHGFGDNEIKALGYESVYGSTTDPYHAHARNLYYLTQQQPSSVDAVKASAYDQGSACNTWVPTAIPTHAPRSSTSMALCHGATPFSLLHE